The Chitinophagales bacterium genome has a window encoding:
- the odhB gene encoding 2-oxoglutarate dehydrogenase complex dihydrolipoyllysine-residue succinyltransferase codes for MIEIKVPTVGESISEVTLVEWLKKDGEWVERDEVLCELESEKATFELSAEQAGILHTVAKNDQTLNIGDVACKIDETAKRPEGTSAPAVPDLGEPKEEPKKETKKQEQAAPAKSEAKSDAKATPVAKTMMADKKLSANQVKGSGEGGRILKKDVLAALENPGRIGGGEASRSEDRKKMSNLRKTVSRRLVEAKNSTAMLTTFNEVDMTNIMAIRNKYKDSFKEQHGVNLGFMSFFTKACCWALTEWPSVNAYIDGEEIVYHDYCDISIAVSAPKGLVVPVIRNAESMGMAEIEQAVRELATKARDNKLTIEEMTGGTFTITNGGVFGSLMSTPIINIPQSAILGMHKIQDRPMAIDGKVEIRPMMYLALSYDHRIIDGRESVGFLVRVKELLENPELMLMGKDPVKTLLEV; via the coding sequence ATGATAGAAATAAAAGTACCGACCGTAGGCGAGTCAATCAGCGAAGTAACATTAGTAGAATGGCTGAAAAAAGACGGGGAATGGGTAGAAAGAGATGAGGTTTTATGCGAATTAGAGTCGGAGAAAGCGACCTTTGAATTGAGCGCTGAGCAGGCAGGTATCTTACATACCGTAGCCAAGAACGACCAAACACTGAACATTGGCGATGTAGCCTGCAAAATAGATGAGACAGCCAAGCGTCCTGAAGGCACATCTGCTCCCGCAGTACCTGACCTGGGTGAACCAAAAGAAGAACCGAAAAAAGAAACCAAGAAGCAGGAACAGGCCGCACCGGCAAAAAGTGAAGCCAAGAGCGACGCCAAGGCTACCCCGGTAGCTAAAACCATGATGGCGGATAAAAAACTGTCGGCCAACCAGGTGAAAGGTAGCGGCGAGGGCGGACGCATACTGAAAAAAGACGTGCTGGCAGCCCTGGAAAACCCCGGACGCATCGGCGGTGGTGAAGCCAGCCGTAGCGAAGACCGCAAGAAAATGAGCAACCTGCGCAAGACAGTGAGCCGCAGACTGGTAGAAGCCAAGAACAGCACAGCCATGCTGACCACCTTTAACGAGGTAGACATGACCAACATCATGGCCATCCGCAATAAATATAAAGACAGTTTCAAAGAACAACACGGCGTGAACCTCGGGTTCATGTCTTTCTTTACCAAAGCATGTTGCTGGGCGCTTACAGAGTGGCCTTCGGTAAATGCTTATATAGATGGTGAAGAGATAGTGTACCACGACTACTGTGATATATCTATCGCCGTTTCCGCTCCAAAGGGGCTGGTGGTGCCTGTGATACGTAATGCCGAAAGCATGGGTATGGCAGAGATAGAGCAGGCGGTAAGAGAGCTGGCTACCAAAGCACGCGACAATAAGCTGACCATAGAGGAAATGACTGGCGGTACTTTTACCATTACCAATGGTGGTGTGTTCGGTTCGCTGATGTCTACTCCGATCATCAATATTCCGCAGAGCGCGATACTGGGTATGCACAAGATACAGGACCGCCCTATGGCAATAGACGGCAAAGTAGAGATACGCCCGATGATGTACCTTGCACTGAGCTACGACCACCGTATCATTGATGGACGAGAGTCTGTAGGTTTCCTGGTACGAGTGAAAGAACTGCTGGAAAATCCGGAACTGATGCTTATGGGCAAAGACCCTGTAAAGACTTTACTGGAAGTTTAA